A portion of the Shewanella sp. SNU WT4 genome contains these proteins:
- the glyS gene encoding glycine--tRNA ligase subunit beta: MNFENLLIEIGTEELPPKSLRTLAESLLANFTDELTKADLQFSDANWYAAPRRLAIKVNGLALAQADKVVEKRGPAVSSAFDAEGNATKAAQGWARGNGISVEQAERLVTDKGEWLVHYANITGAATMDLIPAMAQKALDKLPIPKPMRWGNNKTQFIRPVHTITMLLGDKLVAGELLGIQAARTIRGHRFMGEASFELDHADNYLSLLLERGKVMADYFARMAIIKNDAEQAAADIGGVADIEESLLEEVSSLVEWPVVLTAHFEEKFLDVPAEALVYTMKGDQKYFPVFDKAGKLLPNFIFVTNIESKDPSQIIAGNEKVVRPRLADAEFFFNTDKKHSLASRLTSLETVVFQQQLGTLKARVERISALAAFIATQIDANPQDAARAGLLSKADLMTNMVMEFTDTQGTMGMHYARLDGETEAVAVALDEQYKPKFSGDTVPSSGVSCAVALAEKLDTLTGIFGIGQAPKGAADPFALRRAAIGVLRIIVENKLPLDLVDLIAEGIRLHGETLTNANANEDVLEFLMARFRAWYQDKGIGVDVILAVLARRPTRPADFDARIQAVAHFRSLDAAMALAAANKRVSNILAKVEGELPTAIDSQLLTAKEEIELAAHLNKLQPQLDPLFARGDYQQALILLAGLRSDVDNFFEAVMVMADDLALRHNRLALLGQLRQQFWHVADISLLQ, encoded by the coding sequence ATGAATTTTGAAAATTTGCTGATTGAAATCGGCACCGAAGAGTTGCCGCCAAAGTCACTGCGAACCTTAGCTGAATCTTTATTGGCTAACTTCACTGACGAATTAACCAAGGCCGATCTGCAATTTAGCGATGCCAATTGGTATGCAGCGCCTCGCCGTTTAGCCATTAAGGTGAATGGTTTAGCACTAGCACAAGCTGACAAAGTCGTTGAAAAACGCGGCCCTGCCGTATCTTCAGCCTTTGATGCCGAAGGTAATGCGACTAAAGCTGCGCAAGGTTGGGCTCGTGGTAACGGCATCAGCGTTGAACAAGCTGAGCGTTTAGTCACAGATAAAGGTGAATGGTTAGTTCACTACGCCAACATTACTGGCGCGGCCACTATGGATTTAATTCCAGCCATGGCGCAAAAGGCACTCGATAAGTTGCCAATTCCAAAGCCAATGCGCTGGGGTAACAACAAGACGCAGTTTATCCGTCCGGTGCACACTATTACTATGCTGCTGGGTGATAAGTTAGTTGCCGGTGAATTGCTGGGCATTCAAGCCGCTCGCACTATTCGCGGCCACCGCTTTATGGGCGAAGCTAGCTTTGAATTAGATCATGCCGATAACTACTTAAGCTTATTGCTTGAGCGCGGTAAGGTCATGGCGGATTACTTTGCGCGTATGGCTATCATCAAGAATGATGCCGAGCAAGCAGCTGCAGATATTGGCGGCGTGGCTGATATCGAAGAAAGCTTACTTGAAGAAGTATCTTCACTGGTTGAATGGCCAGTAGTATTAACTGCGCACTTTGAAGAAAAATTCTTAGACGTGCCGGCTGAAGCCTTGGTTTACACCATGAAAGGCGATCAGAAATACTTCCCAGTGTTTGATAAGGCCGGCAAGTTACTGCCGAACTTTATCTTTGTAACTAACATTGAGTCTAAAGATCCAAGCCAAATCATTGCTGGTAATGAAAAAGTCGTTCGCCCTCGCCTTGCCGATGCCGAATTCTTCTTCAATACCGATAAAAAGCACAGCTTAGCGTCTCGCTTAACTAGCCTTGAGACTGTGGTATTCCAGCAGCAATTAGGTACCTTGAAAGCCCGTGTTGAGCGCATTTCAGCCCTCGCCGCCTTCATAGCGACTCAGATTGATGCCAATCCACAAGATGCTGCTCGCGCCGGTCTGTTATCAAAAGCAGATTTGATGACCAACATGGTGATGGAATTTACTGATACCCAAGGCACCATGGGCATGCATTACGCCCGTTTAGATGGCGAAACTGAAGCCGTTGCCGTGGCATTGGATGAGCAATATAAGCCTAAGTTCTCAGGTGATACTGTGCCAAGCTCAGGTGTATCGTGCGCCGTTGCTTTAGCTGAAAAGCTTGATACCTTAACCGGTATTTTCGGCATTGGCCAAGCGCCAAAAGGTGCGGCTGACCCATTCGCGCTGCGCCGCGCCGCTATCGGTGTACTGAGAATTATCGTTGAAAACAAGCTGCCATTAGACTTAGTGGATTTAATTGCTGAAGGTATTCGCTTACACGGCGAAACCTTAACTAATGCCAATGCGAATGAAGATGTGCTTGAGTTCTTAATGGCGCGTTTTCGTGCTTGGTATCAAGATAAAGGCATAGGCGTTGACGTTATCTTAGCGGTACTGGCTCGTCGCCCTACTCGCCCAGCGGATTTTGATGCCCGTATTCAAGCCGTGGCTCACTTTAGAAGCTTAGATGCTGCTATGGCATTAGCCGCGGCTAATAAGCGCGTGAGTAATATTCTGGCCAAGGTTGAAGGTGAATTACCAACAGCCATTGATAGCCAGTTATTAACGGCCAAAGAAGAAATCGAACTTGCTGCGCACTTAAACAAGTTACAGCCGCAATTAGATCCATTATTCGCACGCGGTGATTACCAGCAAGCTTTGATTCTGCTGGCTGGATTACGCAGCGACGTAGATAACTTCTTTGAAGCGGTAATGGTCATGGCCGATGATTTAGCCTTGCGTCACAACCGTTTGGCATTGCTAGGCCAATTGCGCCAGCAGTTCTGGCATGTTGCTGATATTTC
- the glyQ gene encoding glycine--tRNA ligase subunit alpha has translation MTSKHDVKTFQGFILTLQEYWAQQGCAIIQPLDMEVGAGTFHPMTFLRSLGPEPINSAYVQPSRRPTDGRYGENPNRLQHYYQFQVMLKPSPDNIQELYLGSLQALGIDTQIHDIRFVEDNWESPTLGAWGLGWEVWLNGMEVTQFTYFQQVGGIECTPVTGEITYGLERLAMYIQGVDSVYDLVWADGPLGKISYGDVFHQNEVEQSTYNFEHADVEFQFTVFDQCEKMCMHLLSLEKPLPLPAYEQVMKASHAFNLLDARHAISVTERQRYILRVRTMAKAVAEAYYQAREALGFPMCK, from the coding sequence ATGACTAGCAAACATGACGTAAAAACCTTTCAGGGGTTTATCCTGACCCTTCAGGAATATTGGGCACAACAAGGTTGTGCCATTATTCAGCCGCTGGATATGGAAGTAGGTGCCGGCACCTTTCATCCTATGACGTTCCTGCGCTCGCTGGGCCCAGAACCAATTAATAGCGCTTATGTGCAACCATCACGTCGTCCAACCGACGGTCGCTATGGTGAAAACCCGAATCGTCTTCAACATTACTATCAATTCCAAGTCATGCTGAAACCATCGCCAGATAATATCCAAGAACTGTATTTAGGTTCTTTGCAGGCGTTAGGTATAGACACGCAAATCCATGATATCCGCTTTGTGGAAGATAACTGGGAATCACCAACCTTAGGTGCCTGGGGCTTGGGCTGGGAAGTATGGCTTAACGGTATGGAAGTGACACAGTTCACTTACTTCCAGCAAGTGGGTGGTATTGAATGCACTCCAGTTACCGGTGAAATCACTTACGGTTTAGAACGCTTAGCCATGTATATCCAAGGCGTAGACAGCGTTTACGATCTGGTATGGGCTGACGGTCCATTAGGTAAGATCAGCTACGGTGACGTGTTCCATCAAAATGAAGTTGAGCAATCAACTTATAACTTTGAACACGCCGATGTTGAATTCCAATTTACCGTATTCGATCAGTGCGAAAAAATGTGTATGCATTTATTGTCACTGGAAAAGCCGCTGCCATTACCAGCTTACGAGCAAGTGATGAAAGCTTCACACGCCTTCAATTTATTAGATGCTCGCCACGCCATCTCTGTTACTGAGCGTCAGCGTTATATTCTGCGAGTTCGTACCATGGCCAAAGCAGTGGCCGAAGCCTATTATCAGGCCCGTGAAGCCCTTGGCTTCCCTATGTGTAAGTAG